The following proteins are co-located in the Mycolicibacterium goodii genome:
- a CDS encoding CAP domain-containing protein, translating to MSYAPDAAADNRRLNSSVVSNVYTVQRQAGCTDNITVDPRLLEAARRHTLDVLNNRSLDGDIGSDGSTPQVRAINAGFRGRVAETVAINRALAINNLDVINQWYHRPDYLAIMQDCGFTRMGVWSENSLDRSVLVAVYGSPEV from the coding sequence ATGTCGTATGCACCGGATGCCGCGGCGGACAACCGCAGGCTCAACAGCAGTGTGGTGTCCAATGTGTACACGGTCCAGCGTCAAGCCGGGTGCACCGACAACATCACGGTGGATCCGCGTCTGCTGGAGGCTGCCCGCCGGCATACCCTCGACGTCCTCAACAACCGTTCCCTCGACGGTGACATCGGGTCGGACGGATCGACGCCTCAGGTTCGGGCGATCAATGCGGGTTTCCGCGGACGAGTCGCCGAGACCGTGGCGATCAACCGGGCATTGGCCATCAACAATCTCGACGTCATCAACCAGTGGTATCACCGGCCTGACTATCTGGCGATCATGCAGGATTGCGGCTTCACCCGCATGGGGGTGTGGTCGGAGAACAGCCTGGACCGCTCCGTACTGGTCGCCGTGTACGGAAGCCCAGAGGTGTGA
- a CDS encoding GNAT family N-acetyltransferase, with product MAEIHDVPDAHHYELTVDGEPAGKLLYVDIGDQRVFHHTEVDDRFSGRGLAGELVSAGLGDARAAGKRVVAVCPYVAKYVSRHHDFDDVLDPVTPQVLEAVENAED from the coding sequence ATGGCCGAAATCCACGATGTCCCCGATGCCCACCACTACGAACTCACCGTCGACGGTGAACCCGCAGGCAAGCTGCTCTATGTCGACATCGGAGATCAGCGGGTCTTCCACCACACCGAGGTCGACGACAGGTTCAGTGGCCGGGGTCTCGCGGGTGAGCTCGTCTCGGCCGGACTCGGTGATGCCAGGGCCGCAGGCAAGCGCGTCGTGGCGGTGTGCCCCTACGTCGCGAAGTACGTGTCACGCCATCACGATTTCGACGACGTCCTCGATCCGGTCACCCCGCAGGTACTCGAGGCGGTCGAGAACGCCGAGGACTGA
- a CDS encoding R2-like ligand-binding oxidase: MTRTHFDSIRAGGLNWNSLPLKLFAGGNAKFWDPADIDFSRDRADWEALTEREREYATRLCAEFIAGEEAVTKDIQPFMAAMRAEGRLGDEMYLTQFAFEEAKHTQVFRLWLDAVGVTGDLHTYIQEVPAYVQIFCEELPAALEALTDDPSPAAQVRASVVYNHVVEGMLALTGYYAWHRICVDRGILPGMQELVRRIGDDERRHMAWGTFTCRRHVAADDANWTVFEARMNELIPVALRLTQEGFALYGDDIPFGLEESEFLQYSSDRGMRRFGTISSARGRPLAEIDVDYTPLQLEDTFADEDEQALTAVKQAAAAAH; encoded by the coding sequence ATGACGCGGACACATTTCGATTCGATCAGGGCAGGGGGCCTCAACTGGAACAGCCTGCCCCTGAAACTCTTCGCGGGCGGCAACGCGAAGTTCTGGGACCCGGCCGACATCGACTTCTCCCGCGACCGGGCCGACTGGGAGGCGCTGACCGAGCGGGAACGCGAATACGCGACGCGGCTGTGCGCGGAGTTCATCGCCGGCGAGGAGGCCGTCACCAAGGACATCCAGCCGTTCATGGCGGCGATGCGCGCCGAGGGACGGCTCGGCGACGAGATGTATCTGACGCAGTTCGCGTTCGAGGAGGCCAAGCACACCCAGGTGTTCCGCCTGTGGCTGGACGCCGTCGGGGTCACCGGCGATCTGCACACCTACATCCAGGAGGTGCCCGCCTACGTCCAGATCTTCTGCGAAGAGTTGCCCGCCGCGCTCGAAGCGCTCACCGACGATCCGTCACCGGCCGCGCAGGTGCGCGCCTCGGTGGTGTACAACCACGTGGTCGAGGGCATGTTGGCGTTGACGGGATACTATGCGTGGCATCGTATTTGCGTCGACCGGGGCATCCTTCCCGGCATGCAGGAACTGGTGCGGCGCATCGGTGACGACGAGCGCAGGCACATGGCATGGGGCACGTTCACGTGCCGTCGCCACGTCGCGGCCGACGACGCCAACTGGACGGTGTTCGAGGCCCGCATGAACGAACTCATCCCGGTCGCACTGCGACTGACGCAGGAGGGGTTCGCGCTGTACGGCGACGACATCCCGTTCGGCCTTGAGGAGTCCGAGTTCCTGCAGTACTCCAGCGATCGCGGGATGCGCCGGTTCGGGACGATCAGCAGTGCGCGTGGGCGCCCACTGGCCGAGATCGACGTCGACTACACACCGTTGCAATTGGAGGACACCTTCGCCGACGAGGACGAGCAGGCGCTGACGGCGGTCAAACAGGCCGCGGCCGCCGCGCACTGA